TAATACTCGACTATATAAGTACCTGATAACCACACTTCAAATAATCTGAATTCTCTCTGAGTAGTATAAAGTGCTCTTGAAACTTTCATCCAAGTTTTATGGATGAAATGTTAAGATATGTAAACAACAAATGATTAATTAAGATGTTTGTCAGTACATTGTGTTAGCGGTTCTTAACCTGGGGGTCAGAATATCACGGGTTGTTGTGAGATCACAGGAAATTATAGAAAGGGTGCTAGaacaagaaatatgaaataaaagctcagaaaaaaatattgtttgcaaaacaggaaatgtggaaaaaaagaaggcTTAGGATTGTAATAGCGTTCAtaactgagttttttttttgtgtgtgttggttttgtaTAATCTTTTTCCATAGGTCCATGATGACAACTGGCTTTCTCCTGCcctttgtttcatctttttttttttatactgttgAATGAAGTGGACTTGTAAACTCTGTACGTTTTTTTGTGGAAATCGTAAGAGAATCCTTGAACATTACCAAAGTAGCCACAGACATTACGGAAGAAATTGTCCACTACCCTGCATATACAAAGACTGTGCGCAGTATTTCAGATCTAAAAAATCCTTGCAGGTCCACTTGAGAGATCATGGACTCATAGAGCAGAGTAGTGGACTTGTTGGCTTTAAAGTAAAATGCTTGTTGTGTGACTTTGAAGAGGCAGTTGGCCTAAAACAATATACTGCTCATCTAGGTAAGCACCTGAGGAATAGGGAGACCGTTACCTGTCCTTTTAATcagtgtcttttcaaatcaaatgttttctctAGTTTTACGTCACATAAATCTCGTTGTCACCCACTTTGTACTTTAAAAGACTTAAAGACAGAGATCACTGTCCAAGAATGTGAATTGGCAGAATGTGAAACGGCTGAATCACAGTCACAAGTTGCTGATGACAGTGATTTTCATGTGCCACTTGAGGATAATTCTGATAATGAACCAGAGTACCATGACGCCACTGAAAAAATTCAGGAAAGGCTTGCATCATTACTTCTGCGAATGCAAGCAGTCCTGCATGTTTCCAAATTAGCCACTCAAGAAATAGTCAGTGAATTTTATGACATTGGCGTTGTGATTGGTGAACTAAACGAGTATACAGTAAAAAAGGTCTTAAGGCAGCACAGTTGTAACATTGATGAAAACACTGTAACTTTGGTAACAAACGCCCTCCACGGCCTCAATCCACTCAGCTCCATTTCCCAGAGTGGGTGTCTGGGGTCAGATCAAAAAAGGTTGTCCTATTTCAAAGAAAAGTTTGGTGTCATAGACCCAGTTGAGTATGTGTTAGACTTGTCATTGAAGAAAACCTTTGTTTATGTCCCAGTTCTAAAAACACTGCAAAGATTGTTAAATAGGGGTGATGTTATTGACAAAATTTTAGAGGAAGCCAATACAGAATCACTACCTGGACATTACAAGACCACATTTGATGGATCATATTTCAAAGACAACCCACTTCTGTCCGGGGAAGATCAAACAATTTCTTTAGGTCTTTATATCGATGATTTCGAGGTTTGTAATCCTCTAGGCAcctccagaaaaaaacataaattgtgTGCAATATACTGGGTAATAGCAAATTTACCTGTTAAATACAGAGCATCATTGTCTAGCATATATCTTGCTCTCTTGTGTAAAAGTGTTGATGTTAAAACATTTGGGTATGACAGGATTGTAGAACCACTGTTGAAAGATCTCCAATTGCTTGAAAACCAAGGGATTTACATAAACAGGTTGGGAACCAGTCTAAAGGGAACAGTGTTATATGTATCATCTGATAATTTGGGAGCACATTCATTTGCTGGTTTTCAGGAGTCCTTTAATGTTGACAAGTTTTGTCGTTTTTGTTTAGCCAGTCGTCGTGATATTCAGAGTTGTTCTGTGCAAAGTAAGTCATTTTTGTTGAGAACAAATGAGTCCTACAATGAGAATATTTCCAGGCTGAAGGAGAATGAGTGCTTGAAAAGTGTTGACGGAGTGAAAAGAGACTGTGTATTGAACAAATTATCTTACTTTCATTGTATAAAAGGTTTTCCTCCTGACTTCTTACATGACCTGTTAGAAGGTGTTGTACCTTTTGaactctgtttgtgtttgaaaaaattAATTCAACAGAAGTACTTTACATTGGACTATTTGAACACTGTCATACAGCGCTTCCCCTACAAATTTTCTGACAGTGTTAACCGTCCACAGAGAATTCCAGAAAAGGTACTTAAAAGTAAAACTATAGGAGGCAACGGCCATGAAAATTGGACCCTTTTGAGGTTGCTGCCTCTGTTCATAGGGGATGTTGTTCCTGAAAATGATGATGCATGGGCTGTAATTCTGGAACTTAAAGACATTGTGGAACTTTTGGCATCCTCCAGTTTTACAGATGAAAGCTTGTGTTATCTTGATGCCAAAATAAGTGAGCACAGAAAACTATTACTGACTGTGTTTCCAGGACTGCAACTGAAACCTAAACATCATTTTATTGAACACTACACTCATTTGATCCGCTGCTTTGGACCACTGGTAGAGTTTTGGACGTTACGATTCGAAGCGAAACATAGTTTCTTCAAAAAAGTGGTTCGTGATGTCAATAATTTCAAAAACATTCTATTGACTCTGTCCCTCAGACATGAACTTATGTTGGCATACTACCTGGACACGCCCAACCTGTTTAAACCAACAGTGGAATTAAAAGGAGTATCAAATATTTCCCTGGACATTCTGGCCCCCTCTGTCAAACAAGTGATTGAGAAGAAATGTAGAACTCTGAGCAGTGTATCTCTGGCCACAACCGCATACATTCACGGGACAAGATACACCAAGGGAATGTTCTTGTCAGTTGGAAGCACAAGTGGGCTTCCTGATTTTTGTAAGATTATACATGTGTTGCTTGTATGCAACAAGCTATTTTTTCTTCTGGAACCTTTCTCAGCTTGGTATTTGGAGCACCTACGATGTTACGAAGTCTGCAAGAGAGACCCTACTCAACTGACGGTAGCCGAACCTGAAGACCTGAACCACTACATCCCATTGTCAGCATACACCGTGCACGGCCGACTTCTGGTTTCACCGAAGGCATTTCCTGTACATTAAggtattgtttttttaaggtcTTAAGCCCCCCTCTTTTGCACACATGGTTTTcagtttgttaaaaatgtcacttgtatttttttcacagttaaaGTTTGGAGCATCATCTCATAGCTtctgtcgtgtgtgtgtttcagtcagacGTCAACAACAGAGTACAAGACGGTGCTAGTTCATCCTGTCCAAGATCAACTCCCATCGAGCTGAAGAAAACCAGCAGTCACAAGTCCACTTAAGATCTGTCTGCTTGTGTAGGCCTCTCTCAGGTTGGTTAGAAGACACACCACTCATTAACACACTTACGCACACAAACTCAAGCTTCCACATATCCTCAGACTTATTCACAGATGTTTCTGCTGAGCCACCACATAGGCAGATAAAGGTATGTTATAGTAGTTTATTACAATTCAGTAATAAGCCCTTTGGCCCCACTTCATCGTCCATCCTTTaaaccagtggttctcaaacctTTTTACATCAGTGACCCCTAAATCAATCACAAAGTAGACCATGGGACCCCCACTGGACAAAACCTTGAAAACACTTTTCACcagaaatacacttttttttttctgagactgaATTTACAAACTTTTCTGTACATTCAAAATAGGCATGAATGGCAagcatttttggaaatattGTAGAGAAAtttcttgaaaaaagaaaactttttttttttaaattccagaaaagaaagaaaagtaaaacatttctttacaaaAAGTGGTAGAATTTCTccaaaaaaatagtttttaaaaaagaagataatCTAGAAAAGTGGAGAGAATTAGGTTATTTTTTTGAAGAGGATATTTGCACATCCATGTCTTGTGTTGCAGGTGCAGAGTTTAATGTGGCTTGCAGTctgtagaaaagaaaaggccGCCCTCTGCTTCTTGCTTGGCATCACCATTTAATGGTGGCTGACGTTTCGTTTTGTGACTTGAAACGTCAGTGATTCATTAAATGGGGATGCCAAGCAAGAAGCAGAGTGtgagtcttttcttttgtaGAGAATTAGGCTATAAAAATCTAGAAATAGTGGTAAGTTTTTCAGTGAAAGTTATGgccaaaaaatgatttaaaacttCCCTCATTGGACAAAAATGTCCGTCGTGGGGCCAAAGTGATATTCATGGAATGATATACACCTGAGGCACACTGCCTACCTGACCAGTACCCCTTTTCATTTCAGTGCACATATTAACAAGTATGAGTTCAGAATGATACTTcaatgcacaaataaataacagacaCTTCAAAGACCTGATCATATTTTGAATTCTATTAATGTGACCACACTCAAACTAATTGTGGAATTATGTAATTTCTgtggattttattttcatttcagtttcatcatGCTGCTGCGCATCATCTTGAGCGAAAATGACATAAGAAAGGTTACCATTGACACCTTGCCGGAGACTGTTCATGACTTCTGCTCAATCCTGAAGACCAAACTGGGACTGGAGGGCGACCTTGTGATTCAGTATCAGGACCCCGAGTTCGACAATGAACTGTGCAATTTAAGTAGCATGTCGGAGCTTCCTAAAGATAAAGCAACTTTGAAAGTGCACACCAAGTCTTCTGAATACCACACAGACTCAACTCTAGACACGGCAAGCCTGTCATCATCTTCCCTCGAGGATAGCCCCCATGGTACCCAAACTCGTCAGCTGCCTCAACCATTCGTCAttcctgctttttcttttgatgtTGAGTTGAAACTGAGGCAAGGGAATGATGCCTTCCATAGAGATGGGAGCCTTCTTGACATTTCAAAAGACATGAAATCGGACATCTTAGACAAGTTAGCAGAAGCCATATATGCTCACAATCCCTACCCATCACGTGAGGACTATGATCATGTGGCCCAAGCTCTCATCAACAAGCATCCTTGTCTGAAGGAACCAGGGTCTGTCGGTGGGTGGTATTGCTGGAAGTTTAGTTTAAAGTTCAAAATGGGAAATTTCCGGCAGAAAATGCGAGTGGCTGGTTGCTCCGAGCTCAGAGTGAACGCACGTACCTCTGGATCAACAAGTTCAAAAAGACTAAAGAGGGCCAGAAAGTCAGAAGTGAACTTCCTGCCAGATTTTCCAGAAGGGAAAGCCCAAAGTGACCTTGAGACAGAGAGATCTACCATGGTCAGtgagatgaagaaaagaaaggttGATTGGAACCAAATTGGTGAGATGATGAGTAACACGTTCCCCTTACGGAGGAAAGAAATTGTTGAGGATGAACCCCTTGTGGAACAAGTGAAAGACAGGTGGCCAGCCTTGTTTGTTGAACGGCAGGTAAAGTGCTGTTtgagtcaaatgaaatgttgcTGCTAAAGAGATACTTTGGATTAATCAAAGTCTGATTCTAAGACATATTTATCCTAGTCATTGTATTGCATACAGTATTGTGGGATCTCCCATCagaaaaggctgtttttttttatgatggacctttttaaacactttttgttGGTGGTGCTTGTCTCTGCTTCTCCAAACTGAGTTTATTTAAGTCTACAGAGATAGTTTTGATTATTTGAAGTGGGTTTGTATTAAGTATTTATTCATAGTCAGTGTAGTAGCTACAGTAGATGCTAGTTAGCATACCCCCCAAAGTGTCCAGTTTGAGTATTAATTAAAAGCATactctgactgttttttgttttgttttttatccacAGATTGAAGCAGAATTTGCTCGCCTTACATCTGTTGATCTGAAGGGCTCCTTCTTTGCTGGGCTGGACCAGTATCTGGCAAGATTCCTTGAGCTGTACAAAGCAAAAAGTGGCATAGTGGGCCTGAACAGGTTGATGAGATGTCTCAATGATGATGTAAGTGTTAAATTATATTTTCCTCATCCATGTCTCCCACATTTGTTGTTAGCATCTTTCACACCATATTTGTGATGGTACTGCAGATCAGGAAGGATCATATACAGTACAGATACAAATGTGTAAAGTTTCTGCCCATACAGCTGGTAGACTCAGTCATGAGCAGAGTTGAGCTGTCAGTCATGACATTAAAACCTGCTTTTTGTTGCATCAAGtagctaatttaaaaaaaaaattatttgatttgTACTTGTCCTATCTATTAATGTCGAGGTGGCTGGCAGAAAGTCtttatgtcttattttaacTTGAGAGGTCTTAATTGTTTACAAGGTGATACCAAATACCAGTTGTTGAGtactgtttctttcttttttaacagaGCTCCACGCACCGCAAGAGGACAGTTCTTCTGCTGGGCCTTCCTCACTTTCTCAAGGAGGATCCGTCCGGTTTTTTTAAGACTGTCGAGGTAAACATTGTTTAACTTTATTGCAGTGGTCAAGAATAAATTAAAGCAGAAGTAAGCGATCCGGTCGTTTTGGCTAATGCTGCGTTCCAGGCAGGCTTTTGAAACCGTAAATTACAGCTTCAAGTCACGACTTACGACTTTGTAGCGTTCCAGGCAACCCACTCGTGTTTCTCCGACCTGTTTTACCTGTGAAAGTCACTATAACGGCCACTCGTAACTTCCGACCGGTGAACTCTACCAGATCGAACTGGTTAAGACTTAGATTAAcacaaatatatcacttacTTCTGCTTTAAGTTACAATGACTTGTAGGGCCTGCATAGTGATGCCTATAAAAACAATTATGTAATGTGCTTTCTGTAGGTATTAGACAAAAATATGCACACCATTCCTTCACAAAAATGGTTGAAAAGATCTGTTCAGCATAGATAAAACTGATTCACATTCTACACAAATCACGAAATTGAACTTTTTGTTCTGTGGCCCTTTAGTCAGCTAATGATTGGTATCGACATGTCTGAAATGGTAATCCTGTCTGAGATGCCAACATATATACATGATagaacatttaaagatatttttgctttatttgaaATCTTGTGTTGTAGGCCACAGATGAAGAGGACACGTTCACAAAGGGGATGAAAGTCGGTGTTGTGATGGTGAAGGATGGAGAAGAAATTATTGACACCGCTGTGGTCCTTGAGGAAGCAGTGATCCTGTCTGAACTGAAGGACATCCCACGTGCCATTGCTTTGCTGATGGGTCTGCTTTTTTCTCTAAACATAGACTATCCAAAGGAACTAAGGTACACATTTGAGGTCATTCAGAAAGTCCTGATGAACATCGGTGGAGGACAGTGTTCCTCACTTGTCCATGGTTTCAGAAACCGACTCCTGCGGAATACCATGTGAGATTGTGCTCGGATGACTCGTCTAGCTCCGGACTCATGTTAAAATTGTCTGGTATTCAAGTCAGTTCATATTTTGCTGTCTATTTTTTGTAGCATTTGCTAATGCTATTTTCTGTTAAATGAGCAGGAACACAGCAGACCATTTCTGCCAGTCAAAGAGAAAAGACCCCCCTCCCCAGAGCcaaatttgtgtttaaaaaaaaagtcaaattgatgagaaaatgtccaaattatgaaatttaaaatttgagttaaaaatgtaaaaaattacGAGGGTCAGAACGTC
This window of the Pagrus major chromosome 18, Pma_NU_1.0 genome carries:
- the LOC141013672 gene encoding uncharacterized protein → MMSNTFPLRRKEIVEDEPLVEQVKDRWPALFVERQIEAEFARLTSVDLKGSFFAGLDQYLARFLELYKAKSGIVGLNRLMRCLNDDSSTHRKRTVLLLGLPHFLKEDPSGFFKTVEATDEEDTFTKGMKVGVVMVKDGEEIIDTAVVLEEAVILSELKDIPRAIALLMGLLFSLNIDYPKELRYTFEVIQKVLMNIGGGQCSSLVHGFRNRLLRNTM